The Tubulanus polymorphus chromosome 6, tnTubPoly1.2, whole genome shotgun sequence genome includes a region encoding these proteins:
- the LOC141907644 gene encoding uncharacterized protein LOC141907644, which translates to MWTSKILLTIAVSCVLIIEDAHGFSLMKRLGLFGCSGWAAGCTHTVSSSHSSSDRGGSSPVDSSWSENQRFQPLYPFTSGRSWRPIFSGKRRSSRLSEQDRLFYKFFYELLSKDMKLRKEEEEPTDERADWLENVLRTQRLRK; encoded by the exons ATGTGGACCTCAAAAATCTTACTGACGATAGCTGTTTCATGTGTACTAATCATAGAAGACGCGCACGGGTTTTCTTTGATGAAACGTCTCGGATTATTCGGATGTAGCGGCTGGGCGGCGGGCTGCACGCATACCGTCAGCTCAAGTCACTCGAGCTCCGACCGCGGCGGTTCCAGTCCGGTCGACAGTAGCTGGTCGGAAAACCAACGATTTCAACCGCTTTACCCTTTTACCTCAG GAAGATCATGGCGTCCAATATTCAGCGGAAAACGACGTTCATCTCGACTTTCTGAACAGGACCGACTATTCTACAAATTCTTTTATGAACTTCTATCGAAAG atatgaaaCTACGGAAAGAGGAGGAGGAGCCGACGGATGAACGAGCCGACTGGCTCGAGAACGTCCTTCGTACTCAACGACTTCGCAAATGA